A stretch of Oryza brachyantha chromosome 4, ObraRS2, whole genome shotgun sequence DNA encodes these proteins:
- the LOC102711340 gene encoding BTB/POZ domain-containing protein At1g63850 has product MPASSTSSRSRPFPKPSASHLVPHDLASSWCCSPHGHSPAAAALFFLSSQSSSPTAAAPASPARADPAPMDPSPQPPASGYAPSYPSSYTKFNSALNAGLLNPMSPPPLPLDKTRSSPTLFDMMANEQDYHPRTAAAIHSIPAPPQPHPLQPARSMDRQVLLQDRVAELIGSCSPGNQFNDADSSDVRLTLTSKDGLSVTLCVHRHILVAHSRFFAAKLSDRWSKQQRTLPHIVEISDCDDVEVYVETLRLMYCKDLRRRLMREDVNKVLGILKVSAAIVFDAGVLSCLEYLEAAPWAEDDDEKVAALLTQLHLESSGAGEVLKRVSLELAPSAVAEEVEVGGGCNGGGEEVLVRLLQVVLEGKDEKARREMKGLVSKMLRENSTSRGGAIGGDLRKESLYSACNGCLRLLHDQFVRAAGGDQSEVVQIARQADNLHWMLDILVERQIAEDFLRTWAMQIELAELHGKVPAIHRYEVSRVTARLFVGVGKGQILVSKEARCQLLSTWLEPFYEDFGWMRRACKGLDRHLIEDGLANTILTLPLPTQQEILLAWFNRFLNSGEDCPNIQRGFEVWWRRAFWKRNGEPEQPPRLRITAICENS; this is encoded by the exons ATGCCCGCTTCATCCACCTCCTCCAGATCCAGGCCGTTCCCCAAGCCTTCCGCCTCCCACCTCGTCCCCCACGACCTCGCCTCCTCCTGGTGCTGCTCTCCGCACGGCcactcccccgccgccgccgccttgttCTTCCTGTCGTCCCAATCCAGctcccccaccgccgccgcaccggccTCCCCTGCCCGCGCCGACCCCGCACCCATGGACCCCTCGCCGCAGCCGCCCGCCTCCGGTTACGCGCCGTCCTATCCGTCCAGCTACACCAAGTTCAACTCCGCGCTCAACGCTGGCCTCCTCAATCCTatgtccccgccgccgctgccgctcgaCAAGACGCGCTCCAGCCCCACCCTCTTCGACATGATGGCCAACGAGCAGGACTACCACccgcgcaccgccgccgccatccactCCATCCCGgccccgccgcagccgcaccCGCTGCAGCCCGCCCGCTCCATGGACAGGCAGGTGCTGCTCCAGGATCGGGTCGCCGAGCTCATCGGCAGCTGCAGCCCCGGGAACCAGTTCAACGACGCCGACTCCTCCGACGTCCGCCTCACTCTCACCTCCAAGGATGGCCTCTCCGTCACGCTCTGCGTGCACCGCCACATACTCGTCGCCCACAGCAGGTTCTTCGCCGCGAAGTTGTCTGACCGGTGGTCCAAGCAGCAGCGGACATTGCCGCACATCGTCGAGATCTCCGACTGCGACGATGTCGAGGTGTACGTCGAGACGCTGCGGCTCATGTACTGCAAGGATCTGCGCCGGAGGCTCATGAGGGAGGATGTGAACAAGGTTCTCGGCATTCTAAAG GTGTCCGCGGCCATTGTCTTCGATGCTGGGGTCCTGTCTTGCTTGGAATATTTGGAGGCAGCGCCATGGGCGGAGGATGACGATGAGAAGGTGGCGGCGTTGCTGACACAGCTGCACCTGGAGAGCTCCGGCGCTGGGGAGGTGCTTAAGAGGGTCTCACTGGAGCTGGCTCCCTCGGCAGTGGCTGAAGAGGTGGAGGTCGGTGGAGGCTGCAATGGTGGTGGGGAGGAGGTGTTAGTGAGGCTCCTGCAGGTCGTCCTGGAAGGGAAGGACGAGAAGGCAAGAAGGGAAATGAAGGGGCTGGTTTCCAAAATGCTAAGGGAGAACAGCACATCGCGTGGAGGAGCCATCGGAGGTGACCTCCGGAAGGAGTCACTGTATTCGGCGTGCAATGGCTGCTTGCGCCTGCTGCATGATCAATTTGTGAGGGCTGCAGGTGGTGATCAATCTGAGGTGGTGCAGATTGCCAGGCAGGCTGACAACCTTCACTGGATGCTCGACATCCTTGTAGAACGCCAGATTGCCGAAGATTTCTTGAGGACATGGGCAATGCAGATTGAGTTGGCAGAGTTGCATGGTAAGGTGCCAGCAATTCACCGCTATGAAGTTAGCCGAGTGACGGCGAGGTTGTTTGTTGGGGTTGGCAAGGGGCAGATCTTAGTATCCAAAGAGGCTCGTTGCCAGCTCTTGAGTACTTGGTTAGAACCATTCTATGAGGACTTCGGATGGATGAGGCGAGCCTGCAAGGGGCTTGACCGGCATTTGATTGAGGATGGACTTGCAAACACCATCCTGACACTGCCCCTACCAACTCAGCAGGAGATCTTGCTTGCATGGTTTAATCGGTTCCTCAACTCTGGGGAGGACTGCCCTAATATTCAGAGAGGGTTCGAGGTATGGTGGCGGCGTGCCTTCTGGAAAAGAAATGGTGAACCCGAGCAGCCACCTCGTTTAAGGATCACAGCAATCTGTGAGAATTCTTGA